The genome window TCGAACTTGGTGTCCGCGATGAGGATGCCCCGCGTCCGGGCGTGGGTCCGGGCCCGGGAATAGATCGCCAGCGAGAGATCCTGGACCTTGCCCATGAGCTCCGGTCCGAGCATGGCCGCGGCTTGGTCCACGGTGATGTTCTCGTCATGCTGGCCGATCTCGGCCTTGGTGGAGGGCGTGAACAGGGGCGTTTCCAACATGTCGGACTCGCGCAGGCCCTGGGGCAGCTTGTGCCCGCTGACCATGCCGGTCTTCTGATAGTCCTTCCAGCCCGAGCCGGTGATGTAGCCGCGCACGATGCACTCGATGGGCAGGGGCTTGGCCTTGCGCACCAGCACCGAGCGGCCCTTGAGCATGGCCGAGTAGGGGGCCAGGGCCTTGGGGAAGTCGGCGGCGTCGGCGGCCAGGATGTGGTTCCCGATCAGGTCCTCCATCATCTTCATCCAGAACAGGGTGATCTGGTTCAGGATCACGCCCTTGAGCGGGATGGGGTCGGGCATGACCACGTCGAAGGCCGAGATGCGGTCCGTGGTCACGATGAGCAGGGTGGAGGGATCGATCTCGTAGATGTCCCGGACCTTGCCCCGCGAGGCCAGCTTGAATTCCTTGATGTCGGTGGTGACGACGGCGGGTGCGCTCATGGTGCTACCTCTTTTTCTTCTTGGGGATGCGGCATTCCACGGAACGGGCGTGGGCCTCCAGGCCTTCCAGCCGCGCCAGCCGGGCGATCTTGGCCCCATGCGCGCCCACGAAGGCCGGGGAGGCTGCCACGATGCTCGACTTCTTGCAGAAGGTCTGCACGGACAGGGCCGAGGAGAACCGCGCCGTGCCCAGGGTGGGCAGAACGTGGTTGGGGCCTGCGAAATAGTCGCCCACGGGCTCGGGACAGTGGTGGCCCATGAAGATGGCCCCGGCGTGGCGGATGGACGGCAGCAGAGCCCAGGGCTCGGCTACGGCCAGTTCCAAGTGTTCGGGGGCCAGGCGGTTGACCATGTCCACGGCCGTGGACAGGTCCGGGGTGAGGACCAGCGCGCCCCAGTCGGCCAGCGACTTGGCGGCGATCTCGGCGCGCGGCAGGCTCTTGAGCTGGGCGGCCAGCTCGGAAGTCACGGCCTTGGCCAGCTTTCTGTCCGGCGTGGCCAGGACGCAGGCGGCCAGGGGGTCGTGCTCGGCCTGGGAGAGGAGGTCCGCCGCCAGCCAGGCCGGATCGGCCGAGGCGTCGGCCAGGACCGCGATCTCGCTCGGCCCGGCCACCATGTCGATGCCCACCTCGCCCACCAGGAGCGACTTGGCCGTGGCCACGTAGATGTTGCCCGGCCCGGCGATGACGTCGCAGGGACGGATGGTCCTGGTGCCGTAGGCCAGGGCCGCCACGGCCCAGGCGCTGCCCGAGAGGTGGACCTCGTCGATGCCGAGCAGGGCGGCCGTGGCCAATATATAAGGATTGAGCGTGCCGTCGGCCCGGGGCGGGGAGACGACCGCGATCTCGCGCACTCCGGCCACCTGGGCGGGCACGGCGTTCATGATCAGGCTGGAGACCAGCGGGGTCTCGCCGCCCTGTCCGCCCGGGACATACAGGCCCACGCGGTCCACGGGCAGGACCAGCTGGCCCAGGATGGCGCCGTCCGGGGA of Desulfovibrio aminophilus contains these proteins:
- a CDS encoding phosphoribosylaminoimidazolesuccinocarboxamide synthase — translated: MSAPAVVTTDIKEFKLASRGKVRDIYEIDPSTLLIVTTDRISAFDVVMPDPIPLKGVILNQITLFWMKMMEDLIGNHILAADAADFPKALAPYSAMLKGRSVLVRKAKPLPIECIVRGYITGSGWKDYQKTGMVSGHKLPQGLRESDMLETPLFTPSTKAEIGQHDENITVDQAAAMLGPELMGKVQDLSLAIYSRARTHARTRGILIADTKFEFGATADGLLLIDEVLTPDSSRFWPADGYAPGRGQPSFDKQFLRDWLEEIGFDKRPPAPRIPAEIAEKTQEKYLEAYRLLTGTELAV
- the hisD gene encoding histidinol dehydrogenase, which translates into the protein MPLKQIVYSGPGDWPALNKRLEGRRNPESKVRDVVRGILAEVRKRGDAALADYTRRFDCPTFTAARQRVSKTAIAKALKAVPSEDAAILAEAIANVRAFHERQRENSWLTTSPDGAILGQLVLPVDRVGLYVPGGQGGETPLVSSLIMNAVPAQVAGVREIAVVSPPRADGTLNPYILATAALLGIDEVHLSGSAWAVAALAYGTRTIRPCDVIAGPGNIYVATAKSLLVGEVGIDMVAGPSEIAVLADASADPAWLAADLLSQAEHDPLAACVLATPDRKLAKAVTSELAAQLKSLPRAEIAAKSLADWGALVLTPDLSTAVDMVNRLAPEHLELAVAEPWALLPSIRHAGAIFMGHHCPEPVGDYFAGPNHVLPTLGTARFSSALSVQTFCKKSSIVAASPAFVGAHGAKIARLARLEGLEAHARSVECRIPKKKKR